A portion of the Rhizoctonia solani chromosome 6, complete sequence genome contains these proteins:
- a CDS encoding Retrotransposon gag protein: protein MPLTSLCLPSLYKGKRGQSIPQRKNLVGNVIFEGAAEDWVRPYKERKVFRGEAVPLLEDIDTFWVEFTKHYVDTNCDEKYRQKWNNLRQKASVQEYTRKFQQYSVSLGYSNETLRNKYYDGLQNNIKDIMLSTMFQWRCATAQQVYDKAEEIANHIESTCLSNPSVSAACTSSNTVSTPTSNPTPTRTCLNKGAITSIVCTTSGNMPNVRWNGESKDTMIPFPSLKKDERPAAAAPVKTIIAPTPILASNSKGPGPMDLDGRGFSNLTCHVCGGKGHFARSCPSKPMSGHVANVEWSWERPKEEN, encoded by the exons ATGCCCTTAACTTCATTATGCCTGCCAAGCCtatataagggcaaaaggGGCCAATCAATCCCACAAAGAAAAAATCTTGTGGGTAACGTCATATTTGAAGGTGCTGCGGAAGATTGGGTACGCCcatacaaggaaaggaaggtgttcagggGAGAGGCGGTTCCCTTATTGGAAGATATTGATACATTTTGGGTTGAGTTCACAAAGCATTATGTAGATACAAATTGTGATGAGAAGTACcgccaaaaatggaataatTTACGACAGAAAGCATCAGTACAAGAATATACTCGCAAATTCCAGCAGTACTCAGTGTCCTTAGGGTACAGCAATGAGACGTTACGCAATAAGTACTATGATGGCCTCCAAAACAATatcaaggacatcatgctttccactatgttccaatggcgttgTGCTACGGCTCAACAAGTGTATGACAAGGCAGAAGAAATTGCCAACCACATTGAGTCAACTTGTCTTTCCAACCCATCTGTCTCCGCTGCTTGTACGTCTTCCAACACTGTCTCCACCCCTACTTCCAACCCCACTCCTACTCGTACTTGTCTTAAT aaaggcgctattACTTCAATTGTTTGCACTACCTCTGGCAACATGCCAAATGTCAGGTGGAATGGAGAATCCAAGGACACAATGATCCCATTCCCCTCCCTTAAGAAAGATGAACGCCCCGCTGCGGCTGCACCTGTTAAAACCATCATTGCACCTACTCCTATTCTAGCCTCAAACTCTAAAGGTCCAGGtcccatggatcttgatggaagaggATTTTCAAATCTCACATGCCATGTATGCGGTGGAAAAGGTCATTTTGCACGCAGTTGCCCCtctaagcccatgtctggacatgtggctaatgttgaatggtcttgggaaaggcctaaagaagaaaattga